A region of Streptomyces halobius DNA encodes the following proteins:
- a CDS encoding chitinase, translating into MHRRLRTRLLAGLAAAVLTSAGTVAAGSASASEERPAKPAAHTATVPEHAVTGYWQNFDNGATVQKLKDVDDAYDIIAVSFADATGRPGAVTFNLDPAVGYGSVDDFKADIKAKQDAGKSVIVSVGGEKGSVSVNDDASAKNFADSINKLMDEYGFNGVDIDLENGLNSTYMTQALKAIHAAHKDVVVTMAPQTVDMQSPQNEYFKTALAIKDFLTVVNMQYYNSGSMNGCDGKVYAQGSVDFLTALACIQLEGGLDPSQVGIGVPASSRAAGSGYVAPSVVNAALDCLTQGSDCGSFKPSKTYPGLRGVMTWSTNWDASNGNEFAGQVGAHVHGLP; encoded by the coding sequence GTGCACAGAAGGCTGAGGACAAGGCTGCTGGCAGGGCTGGCCGCCGCGGTGCTGACGTCGGCCGGCACCGTCGCGGCGGGCTCCGCCAGCGCCTCCGAGGAACGACCGGCGAAACCGGCGGCACACACCGCCACGGTGCCCGAGCACGCGGTCACCGGCTACTGGCAGAACTTCGACAACGGCGCCACCGTGCAGAAGCTGAAGGACGTCGACGACGCCTACGACATCATCGCGGTGTCCTTCGCCGACGCGACCGGCCGGCCGGGCGCCGTCACCTTCAACCTCGACCCGGCCGTCGGATACGGCTCCGTCGACGACTTCAAGGCCGATATCAAGGCCAAGCAGGACGCCGGGAAATCCGTGATCGTCTCCGTCGGCGGCGAGAAGGGCTCGGTGTCGGTCAACGACGACGCCTCCGCGAAGAACTTCGCCGACTCCATCAACAAGCTGATGGACGAATACGGCTTCAACGGCGTCGACATCGACCTGGAGAACGGCCTCAACTCGACCTACATGACACAGGCCCTCAAGGCCATTCACGCCGCGCACAAGGACGTCGTGGTGACCATGGCCCCACAGACCGTCGATATGCAGTCACCGCAGAACGAGTACTTCAAGACGGCCCTCGCCATCAAGGACTTCCTGACGGTCGTCAACATGCAGTACTACAACAGCGGTTCCATGAACGGCTGTGACGGCAAGGTCTACGCACAGGGCTCGGTCGACTTCCTGACCGCGCTCGCCTGCATCCAGCTGGAAGGCGGCCTCGACCCGTCCCAGGTGGGCATCGGCGTACCGGCCTCCTCCCGGGCCGCCGGCAGCGGCTATGTCGCCCCGTCCGTCGTCAACGCCGCCCTGGACTGCCTCACCCAGGGCAGCGACTGCGGCTCCTTCAAGCCGTCCAAGACCTACCCGGGCCTGCGCGGCGTGATGACCTGGTCCACCAACTGGGACGCCTCGAACGGCAATGAATTCGCCGGCCAGGTGGGCGCGCACGTCCACGGCCTCCCGTAA
- a CDS encoding trypsin-like peptidase domain-containing protein: protein MIRPLVGALATAVLGAAALVGTAGPAGASPHPGKSAQEQERTQASQLVVDSKAKDRTTAQVTAKGKSKAVGFAGTVALSNCSGSIVKMPTSQENDPALVMSNGHCLEGGMPGAGEVVVDRPSSRRFTVLDASAGELGTIKATKVAYATMTDTDVSLYETGSTYAEIEQKYQIKPLELATEHPAQGAAISVVSGYWKRIYSCNIDGFVHNLKEGDWTWKDSVRYTPECKTIGGTSGSPVIDTASGKVAAVNNTGNESGERCTVNNPCEVDENGKVTVRKGINYAQQTYGIPKCFGVGNKLDLSAEGCELPEPSGASAGRR from the coding sequence ATGATCAGACCTCTCGTCGGCGCCCTGGCCACGGCCGTTCTGGGCGCCGCAGCCCTGGTGGGCACCGCCGGACCGGCCGGTGCGAGCCCCCATCCGGGCAAGTCAGCGCAGGAGCAGGAGCGGACGCAGGCGTCGCAGCTCGTGGTCGACTCCAAGGCCAAGGACCGGACCACGGCCCAGGTCACGGCCAAGGGCAAGTCCAAAGCGGTGGGCTTCGCGGGTACGGTCGCGCTGAGCAACTGCTCGGGCTCGATCGTCAAGATGCCCACGTCGCAGGAGAACGACCCGGCCCTGGTGATGTCCAACGGCCACTGTCTGGAAGGCGGTATGCCCGGTGCGGGCGAGGTCGTCGTCGACCGGCCGTCCAGCCGCAGATTCACCGTGCTCGACGCGTCGGCCGGTGAGCTGGGCACGATCAAGGCCACCAAGGTCGCGTACGCCACGATGACCGACACCGATGTGTCGCTGTACGAGACCGGCTCGACGTATGCCGAGATCGAGCAGAAGTACCAGATCAAGCCGCTGGAGCTGGCCACCGAACACCCTGCCCAGGGGGCGGCGATCAGCGTGGTGTCCGGCTACTGGAAGAGGATCTACTCCTGCAACATCGACGGATTTGTGCACAACCTCAAGGAGGGCGACTGGACCTGGAAGGACTCGGTCCGTTACACCCCGGAGTGCAAGACGATCGGCGGGACGTCCGGATCGCCGGTGATCGACACCGCCTCCGGCAAGGTCGCGGCGGTCAACAACACGGGCAATGAGAGCGGTGAGAGGTGCACCGTCAACAACCCGTGTGAGGTGGACGAGAACGGCAAGGTCACCGTGCGCAAGGGCATCAACTACGCCCAGCAGACGTACGGGATACCGAAGTGCTTCGGCGTCGGCAACAAGCTGGATCTGAGCGCCGAGGGCTGTGAACTGCCCGAGCCCTCGGGTGCGTCGGCCGGCCGTCGCTAG
- a CDS encoding M14 family metallopeptidase, translated as MRPRIRGGRITVLAALFSLALAAPLTAQAQSAPPAGPTASGTSLGAERPHQYEVTGPATRAQRTALAATGVSIDEVHGRTVVITAKPAQATAVRQLGHTVSRLPDPPVTGKGSPSGKVKDFPEGYTGYHTYDEATKEIDGLVAKYPDILSKQVIGTSHEGRDILALKLSKNVSEDEQEPEVLFTSHQHAREHLTVEMALYLLNEFTSTYGSDDRVTKMLDSRELWILPDLNPDGGEFDIASGNFVSWRKNRQPNSGSRQVGTDLNRNWDYKWGCCGGSSGNPGSETYRGPSPESAPEVKVVADFVRSRNVGGQQQIKTAIDFHTYSELVLWPFGYTYADTGEGMTQDDHDAFAAIGKDMAASNGYTPEQSSDLYITDGSIDDWLWGDQKIFGYTFEMYPSSAAGGGFYPRDTVIPKETSRNREAVLQLAEIADCPYRAIGKEDQYCKGS; from the coding sequence ATGCGACCACGAATACGCGGCGGACGCATCACCGTCCTCGCCGCACTCTTCTCCCTCGCACTCGCCGCCCCCCTCACCGCGCAGGCGCAGAGCGCCCCGCCCGCCGGGCCCACCGCCTCCGGCACCTCCCTCGGCGCCGAACGCCCGCACCAGTACGAGGTGACCGGCCCCGCGACCCGCGCCCAGCGCACCGCGCTCGCCGCCACCGGGGTCTCCATCGACGAGGTGCACGGACGTACCGTCGTCATCACCGCGAAGCCCGCTCAGGCCACCGCCGTACGCCAACTCGGCCACACGGTGAGCCGGTTGCCCGACCCACCGGTCACCGGCAAGGGCTCCCCCTCCGGCAAGGTCAAGGACTTCCCCGAGGGCTACACGGGCTACCACACCTACGACGAGGCGACGAAGGAGATCGACGGCCTCGTCGCCAAGTACCCGGACATCCTCAGCAAGCAGGTCATCGGCACGTCCCACGAGGGCCGCGACATCCTCGCCCTCAAACTCAGCAAGAACGTGTCCGAGGACGAGCAGGAGCCCGAGGTCCTCTTCACCTCCCACCAGCACGCCCGTGAACACCTCACGGTCGAGATGGCCCTCTACCTCCTCAACGAGTTCACCTCGACGTACGGCAGCGACGACCGCGTCACCAAGATGCTGGACTCCCGTGAACTCTGGATCCTCCCGGACCTCAACCCGGACGGCGGTGAGTTCGACATCGCCTCCGGGAACTTCGTCAGCTGGCGCAAGAACCGCCAGCCCAACAGCGGATCCCGCCAGGTCGGCACCGACCTCAACCGCAACTGGGACTACAAGTGGGGCTGCTGCGGCGGCTCGTCCGGCAACCCCGGCTCCGAGACCTACCGCGGCCCGTCCCCCGAATCGGCCCCCGAGGTGAAGGTCGTCGCCGACTTCGTCCGCAGCCGGAACGTCGGCGGCCAGCAGCAGATCAAGACCGCCATCGACTTCCACACCTACAGCGAACTCGTCCTCTGGCCCTTCGGCTACACCTATGCCGACACCGGCGAGGGCATGACCCAGGACGACCACGACGCCTTCGCCGCCATCGGCAAGGACATGGCCGCCAGCAACGGCTACACGCCCGAGCAGTCCAGCGATCTGTACATCACCGACGGCTCGATCGACGACTGGCTGTGGGGCGACCAGAAGATATTCGGCTACACGTTCGAGATGTACCCGTCATCGGCTGCCGGCGGCGGCTTCTATCCGCGCGACACCGTGATCCCGAAGGAGACCTCACGCAACC